The following coding sequences are from one Papaver somniferum cultivar HN1 unplaced genomic scaffold, ASM357369v1 unplaced-scaffold_55, whole genome shotgun sequence window:
- the LOC113343148 gene encoding uncharacterized protein LOC113343148 produces MALKSVTKMLSQRLFSRGTRGIVTNTGGRTETSKHITDEKLRSLCERFEQATAEAKEFIDECNAVFALKRAFPMDRVIWASVLFGLGVNTVQQFQEIMKRRKAIEDKKNQLSALHNAIKDKESPPLKCYERQLYQHKI; encoded by the exons ATGGCACTAAAAAGTGTCACAAAAATGTTATCCCAGAGGTTGTTTTCCAGGGGCACTAGAGGCATTGTTACCAATACTGGAGGACGAACTGAGACCAGCAAACAT ATTACGGATGAAAAATTGCGAAGTCTTTGTGAACGCTTTGAGCAGGCTACTGCAGAAGCAAAGGAATTCATCGATGAATGCAATGCTGTCTTT GCCCTAAAAAGGGCATTCCCCATGGATCGAGTCATATGGGCATCGGTCCTTTTCGGTCTTGGTGTCAACACAGTTCAGCAGTTTCAAGAAATCATGAAAAGGAGAAAAGCCATCGAAGATAAAAAGAACCAGTTGTCAGCTCTTCATAATGCCATCAAAGATAAAGAATCCCCTCCTCTCAAGTGTTACGAGCGCCAGCTTTATCAGCATAAGATATGA